The following proteins come from a genomic window of Polyodon spathula isolate WHYD16114869_AA chromosome 44, ASM1765450v1, whole genome shotgun sequence:
- the LOC121305726 gene encoding uncharacterized protein LOC121305726, protein MIFQPLLNRVPCAAMDSVKMESAQIKEAIPEPELLHFRVSLGLVSLPIKQELCDMQCDSSQPEVPEIKAEHSELEIPQTEEPLPVKQEVVLETDPIKREPPEVEFDHMEPGKEESEDFKPNNPELEPVRLRECSVVLERICVREKQGAGGEGCPASTQGGGKEDGRSLSECSLAGSSPAAKARAGAGECPDCGKNLTQLRALKKH, encoded by the exons atgattttcCAGCCGCTGCTAAACAGAGTCCCGTGTGCTGCCATGGACAGTGTGAAGATGGAATCTGCCCAGATTAAAGAGGCGATCCCTGAACCTGAACTTCTCCACTTTAGAGTGTCCCTTGGACTGGTttccctccccattaaacaggagctctgtgacaTGCAGTGTGACAGCAGTCAGCCAGAGGTCCCTGAGATTAAAGCTGAGCACAGTGAATTGGAGATCCCccagacagaagaaccccttcctgtGAAACAAGAAGTAGTGCTGGAAACTGACCCTATTAAACGGGAGCCCCCTGAAGTAGAGTTTGACCACATGGAACCAGGGAAGGAAGAGTCCGAGGACTTCAAACCAAACAaccctgagctggagcctgtacgcctgcgggagtgtagcgtggtgctggagaggaTCTGCGTGAGAGAGAAGCAAGGCGCTGGAGGGGAAGGCTGTCCCGCCAGCACGCAAGGAGGTGGAAAGGAAGACGGACGCTCCCTttcagaatgcagtctagcag gttccagtccagcagctaaagcGCGGGCGGGCGCTGGAGAATGTCCTGACTGTGGGAAAAACCTCACCCAGTTAAGAGCCCTGAAAAAACACTAG
- the LOC121305721 gene encoding odorant receptor 131-2-like: protein MLENSSVANESGSRYPEVRLCASTISFILLAFFNVVINFTIVSEERLRTQARFVLIFHLLFSGLVYFCLSSAFYLQKYMRFQISKASCLTLITILMTSASNILLTLTAMALDRYIAICFPLKYSALCGRHQPWLLGAATWLLALLIPLYLVTQDAQPDYQAKCTRAQMQDGQLLKILLISCCTCLILYSYAKIIQEGRRIGVVNKRNRIGRKTILMHGAQLAVYILPNFVLYFTYLLASAGYLDSKTRDLFGEVNFAFFSLAQCISPVIYGLRKEDLLEQLYHKFPCLSCNLKGVLEWMGRTASFGRCFHIR, encoded by the coding sequence atgctCGAGAACAGCTCTGTTGCCAACGAGTCTGGCAGCCGGTACCCCGAGGTGCGGCTGTGCGCGTCCACGATATCCTTCATACTCCTTGCCTTCTTCAACGTGGTCATCAACTTCACCATTGTGAGCGAGGAGCGGCTCCGTACCCAGGCTAGGTTTGTCCTCATATTCCACCTGCTTTTCTCCGGCTTGGTCTATTTCTGCCTGAGCAGCGCCTTCTATCTGCAGAAGTACATGCGTTTCCAAATCTCCAAAGCGTCCTGCCTGACCCTCATCACAATCCTCATGACCAGCGCCTCCAACATCCTGCTGACTCTCACCGCCATGGCGCTGGACCGCTACATCGCGATCTGCTTCCCGCTCAAGTACAGCGCCCTGTGCGGGAGGCACCAGCCGTGGCTACTGGGAGCGGCTACCTGGCTCCTGGCCCTGCTTATCCCGCTTTACCTGGTAACGCAGGACGCACAACCAGACTACCAAGCAAAATGCACACGAGCCCAAATGCAAGACGGGCAGCTTTTAAAGATTTTACTAATCTCCTGCTGCACTTGCTTGATTCTGTACAGCTACGCGAAGATCATCCAAGAAGGCAGAAGAATCGGAGTTGTGAACAAGCGCAACCGCATCGGGAGAAAGACCATTCTCATGCACGGTGCGCAGCTGGCTGTCTATATCCTGCCGAACTTCGTGCTTTATTTTACCTATCTGTTGGCCAGCGCTGGGTACTTGGACAGTAAGACCAGAGACTTGTTCGGAGAGGTCAATTTTGCCTTCTTCAGTCTCGCCCAGTGCATCAGTCCTGTGATCTACGGACTGCGCAAGGAAGACCTGTTGGAACAGCTGTATCACAAGTTTCCCTGCCTGTCTTGTAACCTCAAGGGGGTTTTGGAGTGGATGGGACGCACCGCTAGTTTTGGACGCTGTTTCCATATCAGGTAA